The proteins below come from a single Rhizobium tropici CIAT 899 genomic window:
- a CDS encoding enoyl-CoA hydratase/isomerase family protein, which produces MDSTDEVIIERRGSAGIIRLNRPKALNSLTLPMVRVIVPALEDFAADPAIASVIVLGEGERGFCAGGDIRLLHRSGKEGTDEAETFWREEFLLNHAISRYPKPYVALMDGITMGGGVGLSAHGSHRVVTERTRLAMPETGIGYFPDVGATWLLPRAPGEAGTWMGLTGQTVGAADVIHAGFADHCVASSALPALIDAIAALPAAASAADVHALIRTMATEAGESRLATNRDVIDRAFSADTVEEILKALAGEPGKFAAEAASVIASRSPTSLKLTLRLLRAGRTSADLAECLDRELGACKGILYNHDFYEGVRAAVIDKDRNPKWFPASLSEVTADAIDRFFIPAQPPLFAR; this is translated from the coding sequence ATGGATAGCACGGACGAAGTCATCATCGAGCGGCGCGGATCGGCCGGCATTATCAGGCTTAACCGCCCGAAGGCGCTGAACAGCCTGACATTGCCGATGGTGCGGGTCATTGTGCCGGCCCTGGAGGATTTCGCCGCAGATCCCGCGATCGCCAGTGTCATCGTCCTGGGCGAGGGGGAGCGTGGCTTCTGCGCAGGCGGCGATATCCGCCTGCTGCATCGGAGCGGCAAGGAGGGCACCGATGAAGCGGAAACCTTCTGGCGCGAGGAGTTTCTGCTCAACCATGCCATCTCGCGCTATCCCAAACCCTATGTCGCGTTGATGGACGGCATCACCATGGGTGGCGGCGTCGGCCTCTCGGCCCACGGCAGCCATCGCGTCGTCACCGAGCGCACGCGCCTTGCCATGCCCGAAACCGGCATCGGCTATTTCCCGGATGTCGGCGCCACCTGGCTGCTGCCGCGCGCGCCGGGCGAAGCCGGCACATGGATGGGCCTGACCGGCCAGACCGTCGGTGCGGCCGATGTCATTCATGCTGGTTTTGCCGATCACTGTGTCGCGTCTTCCGCATTGCCAGCCCTCATCGATGCGATTGCAGCGCTGCCCGCTGCGGCCTCCGCCGCAGATGTGCACGCTCTCATCCGGACGATGGCCACGGAGGCCGGCGAAAGCCGGCTCGCGACAAACCGAGATGTGATCGACCGGGCGTTTTCAGCAGACACGGTGGAGGAAATTCTGAAGGCCTTGGCCGGAGAACCGGGAAAGTTTGCCGCAGAAGCCGCAAGCGTGATTGCCAGCCGCTCGCCGACCAGCCTTAAGCTTACCTTGCGGCTGCTCAGAGCGGGGCGAACGAGCGCCGATTTGGCCGAATGCCTCGATCGTGAACTCGGCGCTTGCAAGGGCATATTGTATAATCACGATTTCTACGAGGGTGTGCGTGCCGCTGTCATCGACAAGGACCGCAATCCGAAATGGTTTCCGGCGAGCCTCTCCGAAGTGACGGCGGATGCCATCGACCGTTTCTTCATACCGGCGCAGCCGCCGCTTTTCGCAAGATAA
- the mmsB gene encoding 3-hydroxyisobutyrate dehydrogenase: protein MTRIAFIGLGNMGGPMAANLVKAGHAVTGFDLSHDVLKAAEASGIKPANVLTEALADAEVVVTMLPKGQHVLTVWTDVLRSVPKGTLLIDSSTIDVDSARKAHAMAADVGCLSLDAPVSGGTGGAAAGTLTFMAGGSAESFAAAKPLLEVMGKKIVHCGDAGAGQAAKICNNMILGISMIGVCEAFVLGEKLGLSHQALFDVASTSSGQCWSINTYCPVPGPVPTSPANNDYKPGFAAALMLKDLRLSQEAALSSGASTPLGAEAAQLYALFEKLGNGGRDFSAIIEMFRETK, encoded by the coding sequence ATGACGCGGATCGCATTCATCGGCCTCGGCAATATGGGAGGCCCGATGGCCGCCAATCTCGTCAAGGCCGGCCACGCCGTCACAGGATTCGACCTCTCGCATGATGTGCTGAAGGCGGCCGAAGCGTCGGGGATAAAGCCTGCCAATGTGCTGACGGAGGCTTTGGCCGATGCAGAGGTGGTCGTGACCATGCTGCCGAAGGGCCAGCATGTCCTGACCGTCTGGACCGACGTGTTGCGCTCCGTGCCGAAGGGAACCTTGCTGATCGACAGCTCCACCATCGATGTCGACAGTGCCCGCAAGGCTCACGCGATGGCGGCTGACGTCGGTTGCCTTTCTCTCGATGCGCCGGTGTCCGGCGGCACCGGGGGTGCTGCGGCCGGAACGTTGACCTTCATGGCTGGCGGGTCGGCAGAAAGCTTTGCCGCCGCCAAACCGCTGCTTGAGGTGATGGGCAAGAAGATCGTCCATTGCGGCGATGCCGGCGCCGGCCAGGCCGCGAAGATCTGCAACAACATGATCCTCGGCATCTCCATGATCGGGGTCTGCGAGGCTTTCGTGCTCGGCGAAAAGCTCGGCCTCTCGCACCAGGCCCTGTTCGACGTCGCCTCGACCTCGTCAGGCCAGTGCTGGTCGATCAATACCTATTGCCCAGTGCCCGGCCCGGTGCCGACATCGCCCGCCAACAACGACTACAAACCCGGTTTTGCCGCCGCCTTGATGCTGAAGGATCTACGCCTGTCGCAGGAAGCGGCGCTCTCCAGCGGCGCGTCGACGCCTCTGGGCGCGGAGGCGGCACAGCTCTATGCTCTCTTCGAAAAGCTCGGCAATGGCGGCCGCGATTTTTCGGCGATCATCGAGATGTTTCGCGAGACGAAGTGA
- a CDS encoding ATP-dependent helicase, protein MTAAYLEKLNPEQRLAVEHGTTAGDGHIAGPLLVIAGAGSGKTNTLAHRVAHLIVRGADPRRILLMTFSRRAAAEMGRRVERICREVLGANSGITADALAWTGTFHGIGARLLRDYAEQIGIDPAFTIHDREDSADLMNLARHDLGFSKTENRFPTKATCLAIYSRSVNAEAPLDGVLRDFFPWCAMWEQQLRDLFACYVEAKQVQNVLDYDDLLLYWAHMLQEPLIAEDIGSRFDHVLVDEYQDTNRLQSSILLALKPDGRGLTVVGDDAQSIYSFRAATVRNILDFPKAFTPSADIVTLDRNYRSTQPILAAANAVIDLASERFTKNLRTERQSMERPRLVTVRDEADQARYIADQILENREGGARLKQQAVLFRTSSHSGPLEVELTRRNIPFVKFGGLKFLDSAHVKDMLAALRFAQNPRDRVAGFRLMQLLPGVGPSTAQRVLDQIGEEASPITALTELPPPPRTGDDWTAFVETMREVKSGKAGWPAEIGLVRQWYEPHLERVHEDASTRQADLIQLEQIAAGYGSRERFLTELTLDPPDATSDQAGVPLLDEDYLILSTIHSAKGQEWTKVFILNAVDGCIPADLAVGSSAEIEEERRLLYVAMTRAKDNLDLVIPQRFFVHGQHAQGDKHVFASRTRFIPATLLQFFEVCGWPQARAESAAAIRAREVRVDVGARMRGMWR, encoded by the coding sequence ATGACCGCCGCCTATCTGGAAAAGCTGAACCCGGAGCAACGGCTGGCGGTGGAACACGGCACGACTGCAGGCGACGGTCATATTGCCGGGCCTCTGCTTGTCATCGCCGGAGCTGGCTCCGGCAAGACGAATACGCTTGCGCATCGTGTCGCGCATCTGATCGTTAGGGGTGCCGATCCGCGCCGCATCCTGCTGATGACCTTTTCGCGCCGCGCCGCCGCCGAAATGGGCCGCCGCGTCGAGCGTATCTGCCGCGAGGTGCTGGGTGCGAATTCCGGCATTACCGCCGATGCACTTGCCTGGACCGGCACGTTCCATGGCATCGGCGCGCGCCTGCTGCGGGATTATGCAGAACAGATCGGCATAGACCCGGCCTTCACGATCCACGACCGGGAAGACAGCGCCGACCTGATGAATCTGGCGCGCCATGATCTCGGCTTCTCGAAAACAGAGAACCGCTTCCCGACCAAGGCGACCTGCCTTGCCATCTATTCGCGCTCCGTCAACGCGGAAGCGCCGCTGGACGGCGTGCTGCGCGACTTCTTCCCATGGTGCGCCATGTGGGAGCAGCAGCTGCGCGATCTTTTCGCCTGTTATGTCGAGGCAAAGCAGGTGCAGAACGTACTCGATTACGACGACCTGCTGCTCTATTGGGCGCATATGCTGCAGGAGCCTCTGATCGCCGAGGATATCGGCAGCCGCTTCGATCATGTGCTTGTCGACGAATATCAGGACACCAACAGGCTGCAGTCCTCCATCCTGCTCGCCCTGAAGCCGGATGGCCGCGGATTGACCGTCGTCGGCGACGACGCGCAATCGATCTATTCCTTCCGCGCCGCCACCGTACGCAACATTCTCGATTTCCCCAAGGCCTTCACGCCCTCTGCCGATATCGTGACACTCGACCGCAATTACCGCTCGACACAGCCGATCCTGGCAGCAGCTAACGCCGTGATCGATCTTGCCTCCGAGCGCTTCACCAAGAACCTGCGCACCGAGCGGCAGAGCATGGAGCGCCCGCGGCTGGTAACGGTGCGCGACGAGGCCGATCAGGCGCGCTACATCGCCGATCAAATACTGGAAAATCGCGAGGGCGGCGCAAGGCTGAAGCAGCAGGCGGTGCTTTTCCGCACTTCGAGCCATAGCGGCCCGCTGGAAGTGGAACTCACCCGGCGCAACATTCCCTTCGTCAAGTTCGGTGGATTGAAATTCCTCGATAGTGCTCATGTCAAGGACATGCTGGCGGCGCTGCGTTTCGCCCAGAACCCGCGCGACCGTGTGGCGGGGTTCCGCCTGATGCAGCTCCTGCCCGGCGTCGGCCCCTCGACAGCCCAGCGCGTACTCGACCAGATCGGCGAAGAGGCAAGCCCGATCACGGCGCTCACCGAACTCCCGCCGCCACCGCGCACGGGAGACGATTGGACCGCCTTTGTCGAGACGATGCGGGAGGTCAAAAGCGGGAAGGCCGGCTGGCCGGCGGAAATCGGCCTCGTTCGCCAATGGTACGAGCCACATCTGGAACGCGTACATGAGGATGCATCGACCCGCCAGGCGGATCTCATCCAGCTCGAACAGATTGCCGCTGGCTACGGCTCGCGCGAGCGCTTCCTCACCGAGCTGACGCTCGATCCGCCCGACGCCACCAGCGACCAGGCGGGTGTGCCGCTGCTCGATGAGGACTATCTGATCCTCTCCACCATCCATTCCGCCAAGGGGCAGGAATGGACGAAGGTCTTCATCCTCAACGCCGTCGACGGCTGCATCCCCGCCGATCTCGCCGTCGGATCTTCAGCCGAAATCGAGGAGGAACGACGGTTGCTCTACGTCGCCATGACGCGGGCGAAGGACAATCTCGATCTCGTCATTCCGCAGCGGTTCTTCGTGCACGGCCAGCATGCGCAGGGCGACAAGCATGTCTTCGCATCGCGCACGCGCTTCATTCCAGCAACCTTGCTGCAGTTTTTCGAGGTCTGCGGCTGGCCGCAGGCGCGTGCCGAAAGCGCTGCCGCCATTCGGGCGCGCGAGGTGCGCGTCGATGTGGGTGCGCGCATGCGGGGCATGTGGCGGTGA